Proteins from a genomic interval of Microbacterium imperiale:
- the rplJ gene encoding 50S ribosomal protein L10 — MVQKDASVAELTKSFEDSTAVLLTEYRGLTVAQLKQLRNDIRQDANYAVVKNTLTKIAANNAGITSLDEDLKGPSAVAFVHGDFVATAKALRDFAKANPLLVIKGGIFEGNALTADEVNKYASLESREVLLAKAAGMMKATMGKAAATIDALREKLETADAA, encoded by the coding sequence ATGGTGCAGAAGGACGCATCGGTCGCCGAGCTCACGAAGTCATTCGAGGACTCGACTGCCGTTCTGCTGACCGAGTACCGCGGTCTGACGGTCGCCCAGCTCAAGCAGCTGCGCAACGACATCCGTCAGGACGCGAACTACGCCGTGGTGAAGAACACGCTGACCAAGATCGCCGCGAACAACGCGGGGATCACGTCGCTCGACGAGGACCTCAAGGGCCCCTCGGCTGTGGCGTTCGTGCACGGCGACTTCGTCGCCACCGCCAAGGCTCTGCGTGACTTCGCCAAGGCCAACCCGCTCCTCGTCATCAAGGGCGGCATCTTCGAGGGCAACGCCCTCACCGCCGACGAGGTCAACAAGTACGCCTCGCTCGAGAGCCGCGAGGTTCTGCTGGCCAAGGCCGCGGGCATGATGAAGGCGACGATGGGCAAGGCTGCCGCCACCATCGACGCGCTTCGCGAAAAGCTGGAGACCGCCGACGCCGCGTGA
- a CDS encoding YqaJ viral recombinase family protein, with protein sequence MNPELAARIVADSRDRVAWIRARSRGITATDVAALTSPKAIARAADAKLMGSGFSGNAYTDHGRRREPEIAAWVAATHGIQPSSALFHAVVEKRHLATPDGVGLDADGRVVLAEIKTTNKSWRSIPRTYLRQVWWQQHVLGAERTLVVWEQHDGFVPIDDEPRCAWVDRDEREIRLLVNLATELIDELYRRTMQRRAAEAPRVPAAAPREPFRALALAD encoded by the coding sequence GTGAATCCCGAACTCGCTGCTCGCATCGTCGCGGACTCCCGCGACCGCGTCGCGTGGATCCGGGCGCGCTCGCGCGGCATCACAGCGACGGACGTCGCGGCCCTGACGAGCCCGAAGGCGATCGCCCGCGCCGCCGACGCGAAGCTCATGGGCTCGGGCTTCTCGGGCAACGCCTACACCGACCACGGCCGGCGCCGCGAGCCCGAGATCGCCGCGTGGGTCGCCGCGACGCACGGCATCCAACCCTCGTCGGCGCTCTTCCACGCCGTCGTCGAGAAGCGGCACCTCGCCACGCCCGACGGCGTCGGCCTCGATGCCGACGGCCGCGTCGTCCTGGCCGAGATCAAGACCACGAACAAGAGCTGGCGCTCGATCCCCCGCACCTACCTGCGTCAGGTCTGGTGGCAGCAGCACGTCCTCGGCGCCGAGCGGACGCTCGTGGTGTGGGAGCAGCACGACGGGTTCGTCCCGATCGACGACGAGCCCCGCTGCGCCTGGGTCGATCGCGACGAGCGCGAGATCCGCCTGCTGGTGAACCTCGCCACCGAGCTGATCGACGAGCTGTACCGGCGCACGATGCAGCGCCGGGCCGCCGAAGCGCCGCGCGTCCCGGCTGCAGCGCCGCGCGAGCCGTTCCGCGCGCTCGCCCTCGCGGACTGA
- a CDS encoding 2'-5' RNA ligase family protein, with the protein MFSVELLPSDDVDAAVRDDWQRLIDAGLPSAGRHPSETNRPHVTVAVRDDLPDGAVSRLAVLGERLPPVCRLGGAVVFPARDRFVLARPIVMTAALMRFHADVVGLIGAPPEDYAVTAQDRWTPHVTLARRMTSEQVGQALAVVGAASLDGRFSGLRLWDAEQKLVTVLR; encoded by the coding sequence ATGTTCAGCGTGGAGTTGCTTCCGAGCGACGACGTCGACGCCGCCGTGCGCGACGATTGGCAGCGACTCATCGATGCCGGCCTGCCGAGCGCCGGCCGGCATCCGTCCGAGACGAATCGCCCGCACGTGACCGTGGCAGTGCGCGATGACCTGCCCGATGGCGCCGTCAGCCGCCTCGCCGTGCTGGGCGAGCGCCTGCCGCCGGTGTGCCGACTCGGGGGAGCAGTGGTGTTCCCGGCGCGCGACCGGTTCGTGCTGGCTCGCCCGATCGTGATGACGGCCGCCCTGATGCGCTTCCACGCGGACGTGGTCGGCCTCATCGGGGCACCGCCCGAGGACTACGCGGTCACGGCGCAGGACCGCTGGACGCCACACGTCACGCTCGCGCGGCGGATGACGTCGGAGCAGGTCGGCCAGGCGCTGGCGGTCGTCGGTGCGGCATCCCTCGACGGTCGGTTCTCGGGCCTGCGACTCTGGGATGCCGAGCAGAAGCTCGTCACCGTGCTGCGCTGA
- a CDS encoding carbohydrate ABC transporter permease, giving the protein MSQTTVDRPVDTETPTTVHAADPKGRSITRIVVAAGFALIVAVLLLLIFTGSSEESSRITIGFSLNSFFLWLGAMNPLVQIPVILAVFGLVVGIILVLIEYAPRPGRGYFIMRLVACLVIPVLAFLLLRPYANAVLYVVAIALLVGALLFFADFRSRQGAGYLFQLILFMAPASIMLALGLIYPAIATIFKSFYDKTGDEFVGLENYFWVFTNPTGTASVVNTILWALLAPTISVAIGLAYAVFIDRARGEKVLKVLVFMPVAISFVGAGIIWKFMYDARQGEQVGLLNAIVTAFGGDPVQWLAIKPVVNTLMLLVVFIWTQTGFAMVILSAAIKAVPTEQLEAAQLDGTNAWQRFRNVTVPGIRSSLIVVLTTITIASLKVYDIVAVMTGGRDDTTVLGFEMVNQQQRFQSYGHSSALAVVLFLFVLPLIIYNARSMAKQREIR; this is encoded by the coding sequence ATGTCGCAGACGACCGTCGACAGGCCCGTCGACACCGAAACTCCCACCACCGTCCATGCCGCCGACCCGAAAGGCCGATCGATCACCCGGATCGTCGTCGCCGCCGGGTTCGCCCTGATCGTCGCCGTCCTGCTGCTGCTGATCTTCACCGGATCCAGCGAGGAGTCGTCGCGCATCACGATCGGGTTCTCGCTCAACAGCTTCTTCCTGTGGCTGGGCGCGATGAACCCGCTCGTCCAGATCCCGGTGATCCTCGCCGTGTTCGGCCTCGTCGTCGGCATCATCCTCGTGCTGATCGAGTACGCACCGCGACCGGGCCGGGGGTACTTCATCATGCGGCTGGTCGCATGCCTCGTGATCCCGGTGCTCGCGTTCCTGCTGCTCCGCCCGTACGCCAACGCGGTCCTCTACGTCGTGGCGATCGCGCTGCTCGTGGGCGCGCTGCTCTTCTTCGCCGACTTCCGGTCGCGTCAGGGCGCGGGCTACCTGTTCCAGCTGATCCTGTTCATGGCGCCCGCCAGCATCATGCTCGCGCTCGGGCTGATCTACCCGGCGATCGCCACGATCTTCAAGTCGTTCTACGACAAGACGGGCGACGAGTTCGTCGGGTTGGAGAACTACTTCTGGGTCTTCACCAACCCGACCGGCACCGCCTCGGTGGTCAACACGATCCTGTGGGCACTGCTGGCTCCGACCATCTCGGTCGCGATCGGACTGGCGTACGCGGTGTTCATCGACCGCGCCCGCGGCGAGAAGGTTCTGAAGGTCCTCGTCTTCATGCCGGTCGCGATCTCGTTCGTCGGCGCCGGCATCATCTGGAAGTTCATGTACGACGCCCGCCAGGGCGAGCAGGTCGGTCTGCTCAACGCGATCGTCACGGCGTTCGGCGGCGACCCGGTGCAGTGGCTCGCCATCAAGCCCGTCGTCAACACCCTCATGCTCCTGGTGGTCTTCATCTGGACGCAGACGGGCTTCGCCATGGTGATCCTCTCGGCGGCGATCAAGGCCGTTCCGACCGAGCAGCTCGAGGCGGCTCAGCTCGACGGGACGAACGCCTGGCAGCGCTTCCGCAACGTCACCGTTCCCGGCATCCGCTCGTCGCTGATCGTCGTGCTGACGACCATCACGATCGCTTCGCTGAAGGTGTACGACATCGTCGCCGTCATGACCGGCGGACGCGATGACACGACCGTCCTCGGCTTCGAGATGGTCAACCAGCAGCAGCGGTTTCAGAGCTACGGACACTCGTCCGCCCTCGCCGTCGTGCTGTTCCTGTTCGTCCTGCCGCTGATCATCTACAACGCCCGATCGATGGCCAAGCAGAGGGAGATCCGCTGA
- the rplL gene encoding 50S ribosomal protein L7/L12, producing MAKLSTEELLEQFAGLTLVELSDFVKAFEEKFDVTAAAPVAVAGAAGGAGAAEAEEEKDSFDVILEAAGDKKIQVIKTVRELTSLGLGEAKAVVDGAPKAVLEGANKETAEKAKAALEEAGATVTLK from the coding sequence ATGGCGAAGCTTTCCACCGAGGAGCTGCTCGAGCAGTTCGCCGGCCTGACCCTCGTCGAGCTCAGCGACTTCGTGAAGGCGTTCGAGGAGAAGTTCGACGTCACCGCTGCTGCCCCCGTCGCCGTTGCCGGCGCCGCTGGTGGCGCTGGTGCCGCTGAGGCCGAGGAGGAGAAGGACTCGTTCGACGTCATCCTCGAGGCTGCCGGCGACAAGAAGATCCAGGTCATCAAGACGGTCCGCGAGCTCACCTCGCTGGGCCTCGGCGAGGCCAAGGCTGTCGTCGACGGCGCTCCCAAGGCCGTCCTCGAGGGCGCGAACAAGGAGACCGCCGAGAAGGCGAAGGCCGCTCTCGAAGAGGCCGGCGCGACGGTCACCCTCAAGTAA
- a CDS encoding ABC transporter substrate-binding protein has protein sequence MALSQRYRVLAPVALMGAAALVLAGCAEGGAEGDGGGDAKTTVRISGGITGGEADALNESFAQFTEDTGIKVEYTGDKAFEGNIVTKVTGGDAPDIAIVPQPGLLKTLVETGKVLPAPEAVETAVDENWSADWKQYGTFDDTFYAAPMLANLKGYVWYSPKQFAEWGVEVPKTWDEMIALTDKIVETTGGPAWCAGFASDAASGWPGTDWVEDLVLRQSGPEVYDQWVAGEVKFTDPEIKEAFDAVGSILLNPEYVNAGYGDVKSINSTAFGDVAAAVASGDCALTHQASFLSANFLDVQTAEGETPEVAPDGDVYAFLTPGYTEGELQVEGGGEFVAAFSDDESTQQVLEFMASPEFADARVELGGVISANKNADPSLASSEFLQEAMTTLQDETTVFRFDASDLMPSTVGSGSFWKGMVDWIDGKDTETVLSDIQAGYEN, from the coding sequence ATGGCATTGTCACAGCGATACCGCGTTCTCGCCCCCGTCGCTCTGATGGGCGCGGCAGCACTGGTGCTGGCCGGATGCGCCGAAGGCGGCGCGGAAGGCGACGGCGGCGGCGACGCGAAGACGACCGTTCGCATCTCGGGCGGCATCACCGGCGGTGAGGCCGACGCGCTGAACGAGTCGTTCGCTCAGTTCACCGAGGACACCGGCATCAAGGTGGAGTACACCGGCGACAAGGCGTTCGAGGGCAACATCGTCACCAAGGTGACCGGTGGCGACGCCCCCGACATCGCCATCGTCCCGCAGCCCGGTCTGCTCAAGACGCTCGTCGAGACCGGCAAGGTGCTGCCTGCACCCGAGGCCGTCGAGACCGCCGTCGACGAGAACTGGTCCGCCGACTGGAAGCAGTACGGCACGTTCGACGACACCTTCTACGCGGCCCCGATGCTCGCGAACCTGAAGGGCTACGTCTGGTACTCCCCGAAGCAGTTCGCGGAGTGGGGTGTCGAGGTCCCGAAGACGTGGGACGAGATGATCGCCCTCACCGACAAGATCGTCGAGACCACCGGCGGCCCCGCATGGTGCGCCGGCTTCGCATCCGACGCCGCGTCGGGCTGGCCGGGCACCGACTGGGTCGAGGACCTCGTCCTGCGCCAGTCCGGCCCCGAGGTCTACGACCAGTGGGTCGCGGGCGAAGTGAAGTTCACCGACCCCGAGATCAAGGAGGCGTTCGACGCCGTCGGCTCGATCCTGCTGAACCCGGAGTACGTCAACGCCGGCTACGGCGACGTCAAGAGCATCAACTCGACGGCGTTCGGCGACGTGGCTGCGGCCGTGGCGAGCGGCGACTGCGCCCTGACCCACCAGGCATCCTTCCTCTCGGCGAACTTCCTCGACGTGCAGACAGCCGAGGGTGAGACCCCCGAGGTCGCTCCCGACGGCGACGTCTACGCGTTCCTGACCCCCGGCTACACCGAGGGCGAGCTCCAGGTCGAGGGCGGCGGCGAGTTCGTCGCGGCATTCTCGGACGACGAGTCGACGCAGCAGGTGCTCGAGTTCATGGCCTCGCCCGAGTTCGCCGACGCTCGCGTCGAGCTGGGCGGCGTCATCTCGGCGAACAAGAACGCCGACCCCTCCCTCGCTTCGAGCGAGTTCCTCCAAGAGGCGATGACGACGCTGCAGGACGAGACCACGGTCTTCCGCTTCGACGCGTCCGACCTGATGCCCTCCACGGTGGGCTCGGGCTCGTTCTGGAAGGGCATGGTCGACTGGATCGACGGCAAGGACACCGAGACGGTCCTGTCCGACATCCAGGCCGGTTACGAGAACTGA
- a CDS encoding LacI family DNA-binding transcriptional regulator: protein MSTIADVATRAGVSKATASRALTGRGYVSDETRERVAAAARELSYVAHSSAMSLATGRTQTIGVVMPHVSRWFFGEVLEGIQAALLEHGLDLTLYDARPGTATRRRVFEDYLARRRFDGVIAVGLEPAASELDALLALGKPVVSVIGAEGATSVVTLDDAHATALATAHLVELGHRRIAFLGGTDETRWPHVESERYAGYESEMRRAGLAAEISRAPAELSMPAGYAAAVDLLSDPSARPTGIVAACDEVAIGAIIAARRLGILVPSSLSVVGIDDHVNAEMFALTTLRQVPHEQGRAAVELLLRHIDDPEAETVTLRVKPRMVVRGTTANVTGHSSVAVRDSSLSRRD, encoded by the coding sequence ATGAGCACCATCGCCGACGTCGCCACCCGAGCCGGGGTGTCGAAGGCGACGGCGAGTCGTGCCCTGACCGGTCGCGGTTACGTCTCCGACGAGACCCGCGAGCGGGTGGCGGCCGCCGCGCGCGAGCTGTCGTACGTCGCGCACTCGTCGGCGATGAGCCTGGCCACGGGGCGGACGCAGACCATCGGCGTCGTCATGCCGCACGTCAGCCGGTGGTTCTTCGGCGAGGTGCTCGAGGGCATCCAGGCCGCGCTGCTCGAGCACGGCCTCGACCTGACACTGTACGACGCGCGCCCGGGCACGGCCACTCGCCGCCGCGTCTTCGAGGACTACCTGGCCCGCCGGCGCTTCGACGGCGTCATCGCCGTCGGACTCGAACCCGCCGCGAGCGAGCTCGACGCGCTGCTCGCCCTCGGCAAGCCCGTCGTCAGCGTGATCGGCGCCGAGGGTGCCACGAGCGTCGTCACCCTCGACGACGCGCATGCGACCGCCCTCGCCACGGCGCACCTCGTCGAGCTCGGCCATCGTCGCATCGCCTTCCTCGGCGGCACGGACGAAACGCGATGGCCGCACGTGGAGTCGGAGCGATACGCGGGCTACGAGTCCGAGATGCGGCGAGCGGGCCTGGCCGCCGAGATCTCGCGGGCACCTGCGGAGCTGTCGATGCCCGCGGGATACGCTGCGGCCGTCGACCTGCTCAGCGACCCGTCCGCTCGCCCGACCGGCATCGTGGCCGCGTGCGACGAAGTCGCGATCGGGGCGATAATCGCGGCTCGGCGCCTCGGCATCCTCGTTCCCTCGTCGCTCAGCGTCGTGGGCATCGACGACCACGTCAACGCCGAGATGTTCGCGCTCACGACGCTGCGGCAGGTTCCGCACGAGCAGGGTCGGGCTGCCGTCGAGCTGCTGCTCCGCCACATCGACGACCCTGAGGCCGAGACGGTCACCCTGCGCGTCAAACCGCGGATGGTCGTGCGCGGGACGACGGCGAACGTGACAGGGCACAGCTCGGTCGCGGTCCGCGACTCTTCGCTGTCGCGTCGGGACTGA